Proteins encoded in a region of the Streptomyces sp. NBC_00258 genome:
- a CDS encoding ATP-binding protein, which yields MNMKIAFVGKGGSGKTTLSSLFVRHLASTGSPVVAVDADINQHLGPALGLADEEAERLPAMGDRLALIKDYLRGSNPRITSTEKMIKTTPPGEGSRLLRVCEDNPVYEACARPVELDGGAVRLMVTGPFTEADLGVSCYHSKTGAVELCLNHLVDGQSEYVVVDMTAGSDSFASGMFTRFDITFLVAEPTRKGVSVYRQYKEYARDFGVTLKVVGNKVQGQDDIDFLRAEVGDDLLLTVGHSDWVRAMEKGRPPRFEQLEDGNRRALQALQSAADATYEQRDWERYTRQMVHFHLRNAQSWGNERTGADLAAQVDPEFVLREQAPLPQHA from the coding sequence ATGAACATGAAAATTGCTTTCGTTGGGAAGGGTGGCAGCGGCAAGACCACCTTGTCCTCGCTCTTCGTGCGCCACCTCGCCTCCACCGGCTCGCCCGTCGTCGCGGTGGACGCCGACATCAACCAGCACCTCGGGCCAGCGCTCGGCCTCGCCGACGAGGAGGCCGAGCGGCTGCCCGCCATGGGCGACCGGCTCGCGCTCATCAAGGACTACCTGCGTGGTTCCAACCCCCGCATCACGTCCACCGAGAAGATGATCAAGACGACCCCGCCCGGCGAGGGCTCCCGTCTGCTGCGGGTGTGCGAGGACAACCCGGTGTACGAGGCCTGCGCGCGGCCGGTGGAACTCGACGGCGGCGCCGTCCGTTTGATGGTCACCGGCCCGTTCACCGAGGCCGACCTGGGAGTGTCCTGCTACCACTCCAAGACCGGTGCAGTGGAGCTCTGCCTGAACCATCTCGTCGACGGCCAGAGCGAGTACGTCGTCGTCGACATGACGGCGGGCTCGGACTCCTTCGCGTCCGGCATGTTCACCCGCTTCGACATCACGTTCCTCGTCGCCGAGCCGACCCGGAAGGGAGTTTCCGTCTACCGCCAGTACAAGGAGTACGCGCGCGACTTCGGCGTCACCCTGAAGGTCGTCGGCAACAAGGTGCAGGGGCAGGACGACATCGACTTCCTGAGGGCCGAGGTCGGCGACGACCTGCTGCTGACGGTCGGTCACTCGGACTGGGTGCGCGCCATGGAGAAGGGCCGCCCGCCCAGGTTCGAACAGTTGGAGGACGGCAACCGCCGTGCGCTGCAAGCCCTCCAGTCCGCCGCCGACGCCACGTACGAGCAGCGCGACTGGGAGCGCTACACGCGCCAGATGGTCCACTTCCACCTGAGGAACGCCCAGTCCTGGGGCAACGAACGAACGGGCGCCGACCTGGCCGCCCAGGTGGACCCCGAGTTCGTCCTGCGCGAGCAGGCGCCGCTGCCCCAGCACGCCTGA
- the nhaA gene encoding Na+/H+ antiporter NhaA: MSAPSPSPAPGRNRKVLGRLSLPERTFVTDALRTETVGGVLLLAAAIAALIWANTPIRESYESVRDFHVGPASLGLDLSIEHWAADGLLAVFFFVAGIELKREMVAGDLRDPRAAALPVVAALCGMAVPALVYTLVNVTGGGSLDGWAVPTATDIAFALAVLAVIGTSLPSALRAFLLTLAVVDDLFAILIIAVFFTENLNFAALGGAAAGLAVFWLLLRRGVHGWYVYVPLALVIWGLMYNSGVHATIAGVAMGLMLRCTTRKDEGERRSPGERVEHLVRPLSAGLAVPLFALFSAGVAVSGGALGEVFTQPETLGVVLGLVVGKAVGIFGGTWLTARFTRASLSDDLAWPDVFAVSSLAGIGFTVSLLIGELAFAGDKALTDEVKAAVLMGSLIAAALSAVLLKVRNAKYRRLWEDEERDDDLDGIPDIYEQDNPAYHLRMAEIHERKAAEHRRLAEVTGGASEENDGPA; this comes from the coding sequence GTGTCCGCGCCCTCTCCCTCTCCCGCTCCCGGCAGAAACCGCAAGGTCCTCGGACGGCTCTCGCTGCCCGAGCGGACCTTCGTCACGGACGCGCTGCGCACCGAGACGGTCGGCGGAGTCCTCCTGCTCGCCGCCGCGATCGCCGCGCTGATCTGGGCGAACACCCCGATCCGGGAGAGCTACGAGTCGGTCAGGGACTTCCACGTCGGACCCGCCTCGCTCGGCCTGGACCTCTCCATCGAGCACTGGGCCGCCGACGGCCTCCTCGCGGTCTTCTTCTTCGTCGCCGGCATCGAGCTCAAGCGCGAGATGGTCGCCGGTGACCTCAGGGACCCGCGGGCGGCCGCCCTCCCGGTCGTCGCCGCGCTGTGCGGCATGGCCGTGCCCGCGCTCGTCTACACACTGGTCAACGTCACCGGCGGCGGCTCGCTCGACGGCTGGGCCGTACCGACCGCGACCGACATCGCCTTCGCGCTCGCCGTCCTCGCCGTCATCGGTACGTCGCTGCCGAGCGCCCTGCGCGCCTTCCTGCTCACGCTCGCCGTCGTCGACGACCTCTTCGCGATCCTGATCATCGCGGTGTTCTTCACCGAGAACCTGAACTTCGCGGCGCTCGGCGGCGCCGCCGCCGGCCTCGCCGTCTTCTGGCTGCTGCTGCGCAGGGGCGTACACGGCTGGTACGTGTACGTGCCGCTCGCCCTGGTGATCTGGGGGCTGATGTACAACAGCGGCGTCCACGCCACGATCGCCGGGGTCGCGATGGGGCTGATGCTGCGCTGCACCACCCGCAAGGACGAAGGCGAGCGGCGTTCTCCCGGCGAGCGCGTCGAGCATCTCGTACGCCCCCTGTCGGCGGGCCTCGCCGTGCCGCTGTTCGCGCTGTTCAGCGCCGGGGTCGCGGTGTCGGGCGGCGCGCTCGGCGAGGTGTTCACCCAGCCGGAGACCCTCGGTGTCGTGCTCGGTCTGGTCGTCGGCAAGGCGGTCGGCATCTTCGGCGGCACCTGGCTGACGGCCCGCTTCACCAGGGCCTCGCTCTCCGACGACCTGGCCTGGCCCGACGTCTTCGCGGTGTCCTCGCTCGCCGGCATCGGCTTCACCGTCTCGCTGCTCATCGGGGAACTCGCCTTCGCGGGCGACAAGGCGCTCACCGACGAGGTCAAGGCCGCCGTCCTGATGGGCTCCCTGATCGCGGCCGCACTGTCGGCCGTCCTGCTGAAGGTACGCAACGCCAAGTACCGCAGGCTGTGGGAGGACGAGGAGCGCGACGACGACCTCGACGGCATCCCCGACATCTACGAACAGGACAATCCCGCCTACCACCTGCGGATGGCCGAGATCCACGAGCGCAAGGCCGCCGAGCACCGAAGGCTTGCCGAAGTGACGGGCGGGGCAAGCGAGGAGAACGACGGTCCGGCATGA
- the ssd gene encoding septum site-determining protein Ssd, translating to MAGAITHDRLSAAEGRQGGPLIVTEDADLLDDLLRLCAAAGARPEVHHGVPERGGGWETAPLVLVGDDAARRVRGAARRRGVVLVGRDQDDSGVWRRAVEIGADHVLMLPDGEQWLVDRIADVAEGVGPPALTVGVIGGRGGAGSSTLACALAVISARQGRRTLLVDADPLGGGLDVLLGGEAVEGLRWPDFAASHGRVGGGALEESLPSLHALRVLSWDRGDCVTIAPEAVRAVLAAARRRGGAVVVDLPRRIDEGVAEALAQVDLGLLVVPAELRAVAAAGRVASAVGMVLKDLRVVVRGPYAPGLDDTEVARLLGLPLAGEVPVETGLLGAQERGAPPGADGHGPLARFCSAFWERTAVAGGAV from the coding sequence GTGGCGGGAGCCATCACACACGACCGGCTGTCGGCCGCCGAGGGGCGGCAGGGCGGACCGTTGATCGTCACGGAGGACGCGGATCTGCTGGACGACCTGCTGCGGCTGTGCGCCGCGGCCGGCGCCCGGCCCGAAGTCCACCACGGGGTGCCGGAGCGCGGCGGCGGCTGGGAGACGGCGCCACTGGTGCTCGTCGGCGACGATGCCGCGCGGCGGGTGCGTGGGGCCGCGCGCAGACGCGGAGTGGTGTTGGTGGGGCGGGATCAGGACGATTCCGGGGTCTGGCGGAGGGCTGTGGAGATCGGCGCCGACCATGTTCTGATGCTGCCGGATGGCGAACAATGGTTGGTCGACCGGATCGCCGACGTGGCCGAGGGAGTCGGCCCGCCCGCCCTCACCGTCGGCGTGATCGGCGGTCGCGGCGGCGCCGGTTCCTCCACGCTCGCCTGCGCGCTCGCGGTCATCTCGGCGCGCCAGGGGAGGCGCACGCTCCTTGTCGACGCGGATCCGCTGGGCGGCGGACTCGATGTACTCCTCGGCGGAGAGGCCGTCGAGGGGCTGCGCTGGCCGGACTTCGCCGCGTCGCACGGCCGGGTCGGCGGCGGCGCCCTGGAGGAGTCGCTGCCCTCGCTGCACGCCCTCCGGGTCCTCAGCTGGGACCGTGGCGACTGCGTCACCATCGCACCCGAGGCCGTCCGGGCCGTGCTGGCCGCGGCCCGGCGGCGGGGTGGGGCGGTGGTCGTGGACCTGCCGCGCCGGATCGACGAAGGCGTCGCCGAAGCCCTCGCGCAGGTGGACCTGGGCCTGCTCGTGGTCCCCGCCGAGCTGCGTGCCGTCGCGGCGGCCGGGCGGGTGGCGTCCGCGGTCGGCATGGTCCTGAAGGACCTGCGCGTCGTGGTGCGCGGACCCTACGCGCCCGGTCTGGACGACACGGAGGTCGCCCGACTGCTCGGGCTGCCCCTGGCCGGCGAAGTGCCGGTGGAGACGGGGTTGTTGGGCGCCCAGGAGCGAGGAGCTCCGCCCGGCGCGGACGGCCACGGGCCACTGGCCCGCTTCTGCTCGGCGTTCTGGGAGCGGACCGCTGTCGCGGGAGGTGCCGTATGA
- the acs gene encoding acetate--CoA ligase translates to MAWDTTDTLGKGDVVSNESLANLLKEERRFAPPADLAANANVTAEAYEQAKADRLGFWAAQARRLTWATEPTETLDWSNPPFAKWFKDGRLNVAYNCVDRHVEAGNGDRVAIHFEGEPGDGRAITYAELKDEVSRAANALTELGVEKGDRVAIYLPMIPEAVVSMLACARIGAAHSVVFGGFSADAIATRIQDADAKLVITSDGGYRRGKPSALKPAVDEAVSRVDGVDKVLVVRRTGQDVAWTEGRDVWWHEITAKQSAEHTPEAFDAEHPLFILYTSGTTGKPKGILHTSGGYLTQAAYTHHAVFDLKPETDVYWCTADIGWVTGHSYITYGPLANGATQVMYEGTPDTPHQGRFWEIVQKYGVTILYTAPTAIRTFMKWGDDIPAKFDLSSLRVLGSVGEPINPEAWIWYRKHIGGDRTPIVDTWWQTETGAMMISPLPGVTETKPGSAQRALPGIAATVVDDEAREVPDGGGGYLVLTEPWPSMLRTIWGDDQRFLDTYWSRFEGKYFAGDGAKKDDDGDIWLLGRVDDVMLVSGHNISTTEVESALVSHPSVAEAAVVGAADETTGQAIVAFVILRGTASETESLVGDLRDHVSKALGPIAKPKRILPVAELPKTRSGKIMRRLLRDVAENRQLGDVTTLTDSTVMDLIQSKLPAASSED, encoded by the coding sequence GTGGCCTGGGACACAACGGACACCCTGGGAAAGGGAGATGTCGTGAGCAACGAAAGCCTGGCCAACCTGCTGAAGGAAGAGCGCAGGTTCGCGCCGCCCGCCGACCTGGCCGCGAACGCCAACGTCACCGCGGAGGCGTATGAGCAGGCCAAGGCTGACAGGCTCGGCTTCTGGGCCGCGCAGGCCCGCCGGCTGACCTGGGCCACCGAGCCGACCGAGACCCTGGACTGGTCGAACCCACCGTTCGCCAAGTGGTTCAAGGACGGCAGGCTCAACGTCGCGTACAACTGCGTGGACCGCCACGTCGAGGCAGGGAACGGCGACCGGGTCGCCATCCACTTCGAGGGCGAGCCGGGTGACGGCCGCGCCATCACCTACGCCGAGCTGAAGGACGAGGTCTCCCGGGCGGCGAACGCCCTGACGGAGCTCGGGGTCGAGAAGGGCGACCGGGTCGCCATCTACCTGCCGATGATCCCCGAGGCCGTCGTCTCGATGCTGGCCTGCGCCCGCATCGGCGCCGCGCACTCCGTGGTCTTCGGCGGCTTCTCGGCCGACGCCATCGCCACCCGCATCCAGGACGCCGACGCCAAGCTGGTGATCACCTCGGACGGCGGCTACCGCCGCGGCAAGCCCTCCGCGCTCAAGCCGGCCGTCGACGAGGCGGTCTCCCGGGTCGACGGCGTGGACAAGGTGCTCGTGGTGCGCCGTACGGGCCAGGACGTCGCCTGGACCGAGGGCCGTGACGTGTGGTGGCACGAGATCACGGCCAAGCAGTCCGCCGAGCACACCCCCGAGGCGTTCGACGCCGAGCACCCGCTGTTCATCCTCTACACCTCGGGGACGACGGGTAAGCCGAAGGGCATCCTGCACACCTCCGGCGGCTACCTCACCCAGGCCGCGTATACCCACCACGCCGTCTTCGACCTCAAGCCGGAGACCGACGTCTACTGGTGCACGGCCGACATCGGCTGGGTCACCGGCCACTCGTACATCACGTACGGGCCGCTGGCGAACGGCGCGACGCAGGTGATGTACGAGGGCACACCGGACACCCCGCACCAGGGGCGCTTCTGGGAGATCGTGCAGAAGTACGGCGTGACGATCCTCTACACGGCGCCGACGGCCATTCGTACGTTCATGAAGTGGGGCGACGACATCCCCGCGAAGTTCGATCTCAGCAGCCTGCGGGTGCTGGGCTCGGTGGGTGAGCCGATCAACCCCGAGGCGTGGATCTGGTACCGCAAGCACATCGGCGGCGACCGCACCCCGATCGTGGACACCTGGTGGCAGACCGAGACCGGCGCGATGATGATCTCGCCGCTGCCGGGTGTCACCGAGACCAAGCCCGGGTCGGCGCAGCGGGCGCTGCCCGGGATCGCCGCGACCGTCGTCGACGACGAGGCGCGGGAAGTGCCCGACGGCGGCGGCGGGTACCTCGTGCTCACCGAGCCGTGGCCGTCGATGCTGCGCACCATCTGGGGCGACGACCAGCGGTTCCTTGACACGTACTGGTCGCGCTTCGAGGGCAAGTACTTCGCGGGCGACGGCGCCAAGAAGGACGACGACGGCGACATCTGGCTGCTCGGCCGGGTGGACGACGTGATGCTCGTGTCCGGGCACAACATCTCGACCACCGAGGTCGAGTCGGCGCTTGTCTCGCACCCGTCGGTCGCCGAGGCGGCGGTCGTGGGCGCGGCCGACGAGACGACCGGCCAGGCGATCGTGGCCTTCGTGATCCTGCGCGGTACGGCGTCGGAGACCGAGAGTCTCGTGGGCGACCTGCGCGACCACGTCTCGAAGGCCCTCGGCCCGATCGCCAAGCCGAAGCGGATCCTGCCGGTGGCCGAGCTGCCCAAGACCCGTTCGGGCAAGATCATGCGCCGGCTGCTGCGTGACGTCGCGGAGAACCGTCAGCTCGGTGACGTCACCACGCTCACCGACTCCACGGTGATGGACCTCATCCAGTCGAAGCTCCCGGCGGCATCCAGCGAGGACTGA
- a CDS encoding oxidoreductase — translation MSTTGGNADPLAALGSLPGVAESVESVRKAVDRVYGHRIMRRRSNAITSEAALRGARGSAALSGADWALEEVRRRADFSGDDEARVVGSALRLTAEAGQLLSIWRQSPLRVLARLHLVAAADKGDAVGRPRRDGESVTETSAAAAAGPPLIELPLPDAAEVEGRLDGLARLVIAGSSAPALVTAAIVHGELLALRPFGSHNGLVARAAERIVLVGSGLDPKSVCPAEVGHGELGRAAYASALEGYVSGTPEGMATWIAHCGRAIELGARESTAVCEALQRGAA, via the coding sequence ATGAGTACGACAGGTGGGAACGCCGACCCGCTCGCGGCGCTGGGGTCGCTGCCCGGCGTGGCCGAATCCGTGGAGTCCGTGCGCAAGGCCGTGGACCGGGTCTACGGGCACCGCATCATGCGGCGCCGCAGCAACGCGATCACCTCGGAGGCGGCGCTGCGTGGCGCGCGCGGTTCCGCGGCGCTTTCCGGTGCCGACTGGGCGCTCGAAGAGGTGCGCAGGCGGGCCGACTTCAGTGGCGACGACGAGGCCCGGGTGGTGGGCTCCGCACTGAGGCTGACCGCCGAGGCGGGCCAACTCCTGTCCATCTGGCGGCAGTCGCCCCTTCGGGTACTGGCGCGGCTGCACCTGGTGGCCGCCGCCGACAAGGGGGACGCGGTCGGGCGTCCACGACGGGACGGTGAGTCCGTGACGGAGACATCCGCGGCCGCCGCCGCGGGACCGCCGCTCATCGAACTTCCGCTGCCGGACGCGGCCGAGGTCGAGGGCCGTCTCGACGGCCTCGCGCGGCTGGTCATCGCGGGGAGCTCCGCACCCGCCCTGGTGACCGCCGCGATCGTGCACGGCGAACTCCTCGCGCTGCGCCCCTTCGGCTCCCACAACGGCCTGGTCGCGCGCGCGGCCGAACGGATCGTGCTCGTCGGCAGCGGCCTCGACCCCAAGTCCGTCTGCCCGGCGGAGGTCGGTCACGGAGAACTGGGCCGCGCGGCCTATGCCTCGGCCCTCGAAGGCTATGTGTCCGGCACTCCGGAGGGTATGGCCACCTGGATCGCCCACTGCGGCAGGGCGATCGAACTCGGCGCCAGGGAGTCGACGGCGGTCTGCGAGGCACTTCAGCGAGGGGCCGCGTAG
- a CDS encoding bifunctional SulP family inorganic anion transporter/carbonic anhydrase: protein MPACVPTRTDDSSHMPDEGRPHSPPERRRTPRLPRVPRIAGADLSASIAVFLIALPLSLGIALATGAPLQAGLVAAAAGGLVAGRLGGAPLQVSGPAAGLTVVTADLIQKFGWRTTCAITVLAGLAQLALGFLRVARSALAVSPAIVHGMLAGIGITIAVAQLHIVLGGSPRSSVVANVRELPGQLAHPQVAALSMSALTLILLLAWTRIPGRVGRALRRVPAALVAVTAATTTAVLAGLTLPKVDLPSWRSHALAGLPEGPALGITAAVLTVTLVCSVQSLLGAVAVDKLTAGRPTQQKRSDLDRELLGQGAANIVSGSLGGLPVAGVAVRSSANVQAGAVSRNSTMLHGVWVVVAALLMVPVLEFIPLAALAALVMAVGIQMVSLHHIRTVTRHREVLVYAVTTLGVVVLGVLEGVLLGVAVAVGVAMHRLTRTRITHDEDSAGVHHVRVRGQLTFLAVPRLSRTLHLVPQGADAVVELDGSFMDHAAYESLHDWQSTHLAQGGSVELTGRTGTRLAAPHVKGGTGETSHCHCRPWTPWRNHHCERPESAPQGGRPSGHQLASGISSFQRNTAPLVRGELARLAREGQRPSQLFLTCADSRLVTSMITSSGPGDLFVVRNVGNLVPPPGEESADDSVAAAIEYAVEVLQVRSITVCGHSGCGAMQALMNTEPGGAQTPLKRWLRHGLPSLERMAAKDRPWTRIAGRTPADAVEQLCLTNVVQQLEHLRAHDSVARALQEGALELHGMYFHVGEAQAYLLKERAHHEEPDAEVFDRVAATALHDTPA from the coding sequence ATGCCTGCCTGCGTCCCCACCCGCACCGACGACTCATCGCACATGCCGGACGAGGGGCGGCCGCACAGCCCGCCCGAGCGCCGCCGAACCCCCCGGCTCCCCCGTGTCCCTCGGATCGCCGGCGCCGATCTGTCCGCGTCGATCGCCGTCTTCCTGATCGCCCTTCCCCTGTCCCTGGGCATCGCCCTCGCCACCGGGGCTCCGCTGCAGGCGGGGCTCGTCGCCGCCGCCGCGGGCGGACTGGTGGCAGGCCGCCTCGGCGGCGCCCCGCTCCAGGTGAGCGGCCCCGCCGCCGGGCTCACGGTGGTCACCGCCGACCTCATCCAGAAGTTCGGCTGGCGCACGACCTGCGCCATCACCGTCCTCGCCGGTCTTGCCCAACTCGCCCTGGGCTTCCTGCGAGTGGCCCGCTCGGCGCTCGCCGTCAGCCCCGCGATCGTGCACGGCATGCTGGCCGGCATCGGCATCACCATCGCCGTCGCCCAGCTGCACATCGTGCTCGGCGGCTCCCCGCGCAGCTCGGTCGTCGCCAACGTGCGGGAGCTGCCCGGACAGTTGGCCCATCCTCAGGTGGCGGCGCTGTCGATGAGCGCCCTGACGCTGATCCTCCTGCTGGCCTGGACCCGGATCCCCGGACGCGTGGGACGAGCCCTTCGCAGGGTGCCTGCCGCACTCGTCGCCGTCACCGCGGCCACCACGACAGCGGTACTCGCCGGGCTCACCCTGCCCAAGGTCGACCTGCCGTCCTGGCGGAGCCACGCGCTGGCCGGGCTGCCCGAGGGCCCGGCACTCGGGATCACCGCCGCCGTGCTCACCGTCACGCTGGTCTGCAGTGTCCAGTCGCTTCTCGGCGCCGTCGCCGTGGACAAGCTCACGGCCGGTCGGCCGACCCAGCAGAAGCGCTCCGACCTCGACCGCGAGCTGCTCGGACAGGGCGCCGCCAACATCGTCTCCGGATCGCTCGGCGGGCTCCCCGTCGCGGGCGTGGCCGTGCGCAGCTCGGCGAACGTGCAGGCGGGCGCGGTCAGCCGGAACTCCACGATGCTGCACGGCGTCTGGGTGGTGGTCGCCGCCCTGTTGATGGTCCCGGTCCTGGAGTTCATCCCCCTCGCGGCGCTCGCCGCCCTGGTGATGGCCGTCGGTATCCAGATGGTGTCCCTGCACCACATCCGCACGGTCACCCGCCACCGGGAAGTGCTGGTGTACGCGGTCACGACCCTCGGCGTCGTCGTCCTCGGCGTGCTGGAGGGTGTCCTGCTGGGGGTCGCCGTGGCCGTCGGAGTCGCCATGCACCGGCTCACCCGCACCCGGATCACCCACGACGAGGACTCGGCGGGCGTCCACCACGTGCGCGTACGCGGGCAGTTGACGTTCCTCGCCGTGCCACGTCTCAGCCGGACACTGCATCTCGTGCCCCAGGGGGCCGATGCCGTGGTCGAGCTGGACGGCTCCTTCATGGACCACGCGGCGTACGAATCGCTGCACGACTGGCAGAGCACGCATCTCGCGCAGGGCGGTTCCGTCGAGCTGACCGGACGCACCGGAACCCGGCTGGCCGCGCCCCACGTCAAGGGGGGCACCGGAGAGACCTCGCACTGCCACTGCCGGCCCTGGACGCCCTGGCGCAACCACCACTGCGAGCGCCCCGAGAGCGCCCCGCAGGGCGGGCGCCCGAGCGGGCATCAACTGGCCAGCGGCATCAGCTCGTTCCAGCGCAACACCGCACCCCTGGTGCGCGGCGAGCTGGCCCGGCTCGCGCGGGAGGGGCAGCGGCCCTCTCAGCTCTTCCTGACCTGCGCCGACTCCCGGCTGGTCACATCGATGATCACTTCAAGCGGCCCGGGCGACCTCTTCGTCGTACGGAACGTCGGCAATCTCGTGCCGCCCCCCGGCGAGGAGAGCGCCGACGACTCGGTCGCGGCCGCCATCGAGTACGCGGTGGAGGTGCTGCAGGTGCGGTCCATCACCGTGTGCGGGCACTCCGGCTGCGGGGCGATGCAGGCGCTGATGAACACCGAACCGGGTGGCGCGCAGACGCCGTTGAAGCGGTGGCTGCGGCACGGGCTGCCGAGTCTGGAGCGGATGGCCGCCAAGGACCGGCCCTGGACGCGCATCGCCGGACGGACACCGGCCGACGCCGTCGAGCAGCTCTGTCTGACCAACGTGGTGCAGCAGTTGGAGCATCTGCGGGCGCACGACTCCGTGGCGCGGGCGCTGCAGGAGGGCGCACTCGAACTGCACGGGATGTACTTCCACGTGGGCGAGGCCCAGGCGTACCTCCTCAAGGAGCGCGCTCACCACGAGGAGCCGGACGCCGAGGTATTCGACCGGGTCGCGGCGACGGCGCTGCACGACACACCTGCCTGA
- a CDS encoding HAD family hydrolase — MLDPVENHSLPRTAAFFDLDKTVIAKSSTLTFSKSFYQGGLINRRAVLRTAYAQFVFLAGGADHDQMERMREYLSSLCRGWNVQQVKEIVAETLHDLIDPIIYDEAASLIEEHHIAGRDVVIVSTSGAEVVEPIGELLGADRVVATRMIVGDDGCFTGEVEYYAYGPTKAEAVKELAASEGYDLSRCYAYSDSATDIPMLQAVGHPHAVNPDRALRREATARGWPILDFHHPVRLKQRLSVPPRPALVAAAAIGAAAATAGLVWYASRRRAAVV, encoded by the coding sequence ATGCTCGACCCCGTGGAAAACCACTCCTTGCCCCGCACAGCGGCCTTCTTTGACCTGGACAAGACGGTCATTGCGAAGTCGAGCACGCTCACCTTCAGCAAGTCGTTCTACCAAGGCGGCCTGATCAACCGCCGGGCCGTGCTGCGCACCGCATACGCCCAGTTCGTCTTCCTCGCGGGCGGCGCCGACCACGACCAGATGGAGCGGATGCGCGAGTACCTCTCATCGCTCTGCCGCGGCTGGAACGTCCAACAAGTGAAGGAGATCGTCGCCGAGACCCTTCACGACCTGATCGATCCGATCATCTACGACGAGGCCGCCTCCCTCATCGAGGAGCACCACATCGCCGGGCGGGACGTCGTGATCGTCTCCACGTCGGGGGCCGAGGTGGTCGAACCCATCGGCGAACTGCTCGGCGCGGACCGGGTGGTGGCGACCCGCATGATCGTGGGCGACGACGGCTGCTTCACGGGCGAGGTGGAGTACTACGCGTACGGCCCGACGAAGGCCGAGGCCGTCAAGGAGCTGGCCGCGTCCGAGGGGTACGACCTCTCGCGCTGCTACGCCTACAGCGACTCGGCGACCGACATCCCGATGCTTCAGGCGGTCGGCCATCCGCACGCGGTGAACCCCGATCGCGCACTGCGCCGCGAGGCCACCGCGCGCGGGTGGCCCATCCTCGACTTCCACCACCCGGTCCGGCTGAAGCAGCGGCTCTCCGTGCCGCCCCGGCCGGCCCTCGTCGCCGCCGCGGCGATAGGAGCGGCGGCGGCCACGGCGGGTCTGGTCTGGTACGCGAGCCGTCGGCGTGCGGCAGTCGTGTGA